A portion of the Acidisarcina polymorpha genome contains these proteins:
- a CDS encoding AAA domain-containing protein → MQRELGVRMTPEAPLVLDLLTYIEQVEKLKAKPAFTVPTDFFLANQHDLKGLPELQFNVQDAGGDIWLRIPRLHEIAPPPPDATLVAWVTLPKVPTKLPDLKTQIEIHNGKQFVRTERLEERPEVSELFAWYVENQWKPWAAAEAPRRQTIKRYNEMFSLQQTISTEGSETQLELVWGLGYAVWKKEGAGPALKHPLITQSCEITLNESNFDLEIRPREVDPRIELDTYTAMELPGVRQLEIFWKSSLENGANRPNPFEASTYEGALKAAVGHLDPTGEYVVLTDDPTPPAAGDKLKITNSWVVFARRRSSGIFLEDVARLKKSVEKATKLPAVVRDFVERGDHEIKEPVMQSYRGLSSSEGDHTASELYFPMAYNDEQVSIVQKLQYGNGVVVQGPPGTGKTHTIANIISHYLAQGLRVLVTSKGESALNEVIGKLPERIRPLCVGLLSNESDGMRKFEHSIQTIAANISGMNAARAHAEITALQDKLNQLHGKISNVDRQVAHYASQHMRNYTFQGREVTPEEMAKLVLAQADDHQWMDDDLPEDDVAILFSEADVNALRQARIKVGKDIVYLNCSVPPVDAFPGWAVLSELHRDLSRSKSIEADIALGSVIPLKDATFETFEAGKGLMEFLDRRQALQKKLAQSSTPILEAISTHLGNMRADDLLLSALLQSCADVRALETRRKDLLTKAVSVPQDAEANLDFLEAVQRLRTGKSAFALPFGKGEARKLVAAVTVVGSAPSTSADWELVEEALRWRADAKKTIAKWNSVAAEFGIEAQTGALDLACRSMTQLQEFVQDTHALAFDYDAKLRDETEKVFDTRSAETLLEKGEGTVVAIRESLHAHVDKGRLSYAMNRLGEVVGKLTGRNGQVVDALRSFLTEVIGKQEQEDSTLHNLWLSLQTELTRVNSLRPGLDDILRVSALIEAGGAKKWAHRIRTEPAESDNDPVVLATWREAWNWRCAVMFLEKIDGHAKLRELFGHRKIMTTILARTYQDLVAEKTWLGVYNNSPTAIQQALQAYLNSIQAMGAGTGVRAVRHRRSAREAMKLAYKAVPCWVLPEWRISETLPPDLGLFDLVIIDEASQSDIWALPALLRGEKLLVVGDHKQVSPSAIGVPEEKIKELRDRFLTNQPFGSEMTPDKSIYDLARVVFAGSSVMLREHFRCVPAIIEYSNREFYEGDIKPLRLPKANERLDPPLIDVFVKGGYRQTDVNQAEAKAIVDEIDLILADPDLAGRSIGVVTLLGTAQAAHIQALVGDRISPVDVISRQIAVGPPPVFQGRERDIMLVSMVLGPNERGAANRADMKQRYNVAMSRARDRMYLFRSVESNAFGEDTLNGRLIRHFKEPFRIDGRSSQLLRDRCESGFEFDMFDELVKRGYRVEPQVRCGAFKIDFVVEGREGRRLAIECDGDRFHGPGQWSDDMARQRVLERAGWTFWRCFASSWARRRDEVVGDLLQTLDSLGIEPLGSEAVDNTVWVHYKEVDPFQIEEPLAETL, encoded by the coding sequence TTGCAGCGCGAGCTGGGGGTGCGTATGACGCCTGAAGCGCCCCTGGTCCTTGACCTCCTTACATATATCGAACAAGTCGAAAAGCTCAAAGCAAAACCCGCCTTTACGGTGCCGACCGATTTCTTCCTCGCCAATCAGCACGACCTAAAGGGTCTGCCTGAATTGCAGTTCAATGTCCAAGACGCGGGCGGTGACATCTGGCTCCGCATTCCGCGTCTCCATGAAATCGCGCCGCCGCCGCCCGATGCAACGCTTGTTGCATGGGTCACTCTGCCCAAAGTGCCGACGAAGCTGCCTGACCTCAAAACCCAGATTGAAATTCACAATGGCAAGCAATTCGTCCGCACGGAGCGCTTGGAAGAGCGCCCCGAAGTCTCTGAGTTGTTCGCTTGGTATGTCGAAAACCAGTGGAAGCCCTGGGCCGCTGCGGAAGCGCCGAGGCGTCAGACCATCAAGCGCTACAACGAGATGTTTTCGTTGCAGCAGACGATTTCGACCGAAGGCTCTGAGACGCAACTGGAACTGGTTTGGGGTCTGGGTTATGCAGTCTGGAAGAAGGAGGGCGCGGGGCCCGCGCTCAAGCACCCGCTGATAACCCAGTCTTGCGAAATCACCCTGAACGAAAGCAATTTCGATCTGGAGATTCGCCCGCGCGAGGTTGACCCGCGCATTGAACTAGATACCTACACGGCAATGGAATTGCCGGGAGTGCGCCAACTTGAAATTTTCTGGAAGTCCTCCTTAGAGAACGGCGCGAACCGGCCCAATCCATTCGAGGCGTCCACCTATGAAGGCGCACTCAAGGCCGCTGTCGGTCATCTCGACCCCACGGGTGAATACGTCGTCCTCACCGACGATCCGACGCCGCCGGCAGCCGGCGACAAACTCAAAATTACCAATAGCTGGGTTGTCTTCGCACGGCGGCGCTCAAGCGGCATTTTTCTGGAAGATGTCGCCCGTCTTAAAAAGAGCGTCGAAAAGGCCACCAAGCTTCCGGCTGTCGTCCGAGATTTTGTGGAGCGTGGTGATCACGAAATCAAAGAACCGGTGATGCAAAGCTACCGGGGTCTGTCATCCAGCGAAGGCGACCATACCGCGTCTGAGCTGTATTTCCCGATGGCTTATAACGATGAGCAAGTCTCCATCGTGCAGAAATTGCAATACGGCAATGGCGTTGTCGTGCAAGGGCCACCGGGCACGGGCAAAACGCACACAATCGCGAACATCATTTCGCACTACCTCGCGCAAGGGTTGCGCGTCCTGGTCACGTCCAAGGGCGAGAGCGCCTTGAACGAAGTCATCGGGAAACTGCCGGAGCGCATTCGCCCGCTTTGCGTCGGCTTGCTATCGAACGAGAGTGACGGGATGCGGAAGTTTGAGCATTCCATCCAGACGATTGCGGCGAACATTTCCGGCATGAACGCGGCGCGGGCACACGCGGAAATCACCGCCCTGCAAGACAAGCTCAATCAACTTCACGGCAAAATCTCGAATGTCGACCGGCAGGTTGCGCACTACGCATCGCAGCACATGAGGAACTACACCTTCCAAGGCCGGGAAGTGACGCCGGAAGAAATGGCAAAGCTGGTGTTGGCCCAAGCCGACGATCACCAGTGGATGGATGACGATCTCCCGGAAGACGATGTGGCGATACTCTTTAGCGAGGCGGACGTAAATGCCTTGCGGCAGGCGCGTATTAAAGTCGGCAAAGATATTGTTTATCTCAACTGCTCGGTTCCGCCCGTGGACGCCTTTCCGGGCTGGGCAGTTTTGAGCGAACTGCACCGCGATCTTTCGCGGTCGAAATCAATCGAAGCCGATATTGCTTTGGGCTCGGTCATACCGCTCAAGGATGCAACATTCGAGACATTCGAGGCCGGTAAGGGCTTGATGGAGTTTCTTGACCGCCGTCAGGCGCTGCAAAAGAAACTCGCGCAGTCGAGCACTCCCATTCTCGAAGCTATCTCAACGCATCTCGGCAATATGCGGGCCGATGATCTGCTGCTGTCGGCCCTACTGCAATCCTGCGCCGATGTCCGCGCTTTGGAGACGCGGCGTAAGGATTTGCTCACCAAGGCGGTCTCAGTGCCGCAGGATGCCGAAGCGAACCTGGACTTTTTGGAGGCAGTTCAACGGTTGCGCACCGGCAAGAGTGCCTTTGCGTTGCCGTTTGGCAAGGGTGAAGCCCGCAAGCTCGTGGCGGCGGTGACTGTCGTCGGCTCTGCGCCGTCCACATCCGCCGATTGGGAGTTGGTCGAAGAAGCGCTGCGATGGCGGGCGGATGCGAAGAAGACAATCGCCAAGTGGAATTCGGTAGCCGCTGAATTCGGGATTGAAGCCCAGACGGGTGCACTCGATCTTGCCTGCCGGTCGATGACACAACTGCAAGAGTTCGTCCAAGACACACACGCGCTTGCGTTTGACTACGACGCCAAGCTCCGGGATGAAACGGAAAAGGTCTTTGACACCCGGTCGGCGGAAACGCTGCTTGAAAAAGGCGAGGGCACTGTTGTTGCGATCCGCGAATCCCTTCATGCGCATGTCGATAAGGGTCGTTTGTCCTATGCCATGAATCGGTTGGGCGAGGTAGTGGGCAAGCTCACCGGCCGCAACGGCCAAGTCGTCGATGCGTTGCGGTCATTCCTGACGGAAGTCATTGGCAAGCAAGAGCAGGAAGATTCCACACTGCACAACCTCTGGCTTTCCCTGCAGACCGAATTGACCCGGGTGAATAGCTTGCGGCCCGGGCTTGATGACATTCTGCGCGTATCGGCCCTGATTGAAGCTGGCGGCGCAAAGAAGTGGGCGCATCGTATTCGCACCGAACCTGCCGAGAGTGACAACGATCCGGTCGTTTTGGCGACGTGGCGCGAGGCTTGGAATTGGCGTTGCGCCGTCATGTTCCTAGAGAAGATCGACGGTCACGCGAAGCTGCGCGAACTGTTCGGCCATCGCAAGATAATGACGACGATTTTGGCGAGAACCTATCAAGACCTGGTCGCCGAAAAGACTTGGCTCGGGGTCTACAACAATTCGCCAACGGCGATTCAGCAAGCTTTGCAAGCCTATTTGAATTCCATTCAGGCGATGGGAGCGGGGACAGGTGTCCGTGCCGTTCGCCATCGCCGCAGTGCCCGCGAGGCAATGAAGCTGGCTTATAAGGCGGTACCTTGCTGGGTGTTGCCGGAATGGCGCATTTCGGAAACACTGCCGCCCGACCTTGGCTTGTTTGACCTGGTTATCATTGACGAAGCCTCTCAGTCGGATATCTGGGCTTTGCCCGCGCTATTGCGCGGTGAAAAGCTCCTGGTCGTTGGCGACCATAAGCAAGTCTCGCCGTCTGCCATCGGCGTCCCGGAAGAGAAGATCAAAGAGCTTCGCGACCGCTTCCTTACCAATCAGCCCTTCGGTTCTGAGATGACACCGGACAAGTCGATATATGACTTGGCGCGCGTTGTCTTCGCGGGTAGCTCGGTCATGCTGCGCGAACACTTCCGCTGCGTCCCGGCCATCATCGAATACTCGAACCGCGAATTCTATGAAGGCGACATCAAGCCCCTCCGTTTGCCAAAGGCAAACGAACGTCTCGACCCGCCTTTGATCGACGTGTTTGTCAAAGGTGGATATCGCCAGACGGATGTGAACCAGGCGGAAGCCAAGGCCATCGTCGATGAAATCGACTTAATCTTGGCCGACCCTGACCTTGCTGGTCGGTCTATCGGTGTTGTCACGCTGCTTGGCACCGCGCAGGCCGCGCATATTCAAGCGCTCGTTGGCGACCGTATCTCGCCGGTCGATGTCATTAGCCGTCAAATCGCGGTCGGGCCGCCGCCTGTCTTCCAAGGGCGTGAGCGGGACATCATGCTTGTCTCAATGGTCTTAGGTCCGAATGAGCGCGGCGCGGCCAATCGCGCCGATATGAAGCAGCGCTACAACGTAGCGATGTCTAGGGCACGTGACCGCATGTATCTGTTCCGCTCCGTCGAAAGCAACGCTTTCGGGGAAGACACCTTAAACGGTCGTCTAATCCGGCATTTCAAAGAACCGTTCCGGATTGACGGGCGAAGCTCCCAGCTTCTCCGCGATCGCTGCGAGTCCGGCTTTGAGTTCGATATGTTCGACGAACTAGTGAAACGCGGCTACCGCGTCGAGCCGCAGGTTCGCTGCGGTGCTTTTAAGATTGATTTTGTTGTCGAAGGGCGGGAGGGTCGTCGCTTGGCTATCGAGTGCGACGGCGACCGTTTCCACGGGCCCGGCCAATGGTCGGACGACATGGCCCGTCAACGCGTCTTGGAGCGGGCGGGCTGGACATTCTGGCGTTGCTTCGCCTCAAGCTGGGCGCGTCGCCGAGATGAAGTGGTCGGCGATCTTTTGCAAACCCTCGACTCCTTGGGCATTGAACCGTTGGGCTCCGAAGCGGTCGATAACACTGTGTGGGTTCACTACAAGGAAGTCG